The Capricornis sumatraensis isolate serow.1 chromosome 11, serow.2, whole genome shotgun sequence DNA segment AGGTCTCGGGCAGTCCCGGCAATCTGTGTCTGTCACAGCCGCCCAGGAAGCACGCAGCCCAGACTCGCTGTCTGCCGTCGGGCCTCACCACACAGCCAGCACGGGGCCCGGCAGCCGAGCGTCTCTTCCTCCCCAGCCCGCCGTCCCAGGCGTCTGTGGAATTAGACATGACTGTCCCTCTGTCCTTTTTTCTCAGTCTGATGTGCTGGCAGGGCCGTTCCTAAAGACACAGAGCTTGGAAGGGAGGCGGAGGCTCactctctcccctccccgcctcctccaCCACTACTGCAGGGGTTCAGGAGGGTGGAGGCCCGACACACATGGCAAGGTGCTCAGGagtggggcaggggcagaggagggggacGAGTGTGCAAAGACAGGCATGTCGATCAGCAGTCTCTGAGGAAGGATGTTCAGGAGGGACAAGGATCAGATCTGCTTTTCGGACCCATCACTCTGCCTATGGTGAGAAGGGTGGAGTCAAAGCGCCGAGTCGGAGCCCAGAAGAGCAGCCAAGAGCAACGGCTCCCATCCCAGAAGGAGGTGCAGGCTGCTGGTACGAGAGATGGACAGGACAGCCAGGATCTGGGCAACTGAGGAGCAAGTCTGAGAGAAGACACTACCACCCAGACACTTGCTTTGGCTAACAAGTGGACCGGGACAGAGGCACTGGCGTGGGGAACTCTTGGGGTGCAGGTGCCGTGCTGGGCCACCACAGGCTCATCTGAGACTGAAGTTCCAAAGCTGAACACAGTGAAATTCAGAAAGCCCTAGAACACAGACACCAACGTGGAGCCCACAGGTACCAGGGCCTCTTGCTGGGCGCCTGCCAGCCCAGGAACCTTCCAGGAGAGCAGAGTCCAAGCAGGTGAGGGATGAAGCCAGGGCAGGTCCGCGGAGAGCCCACAAGGAAGGAAAGATAGACCTGCTGATGCTGCTCCATCCCAGCGTTGAGCCAAGAGCCGCAGGCACagtggaggcaggcagggagctGGCTGCTCAGAGCGCCACACGGCCCCCAGGCAAGGATCGCGGGGCCAGCGCGGTCCAGGATCCGTCAGGGAACCATCCGCCCATAAGGCGACTCTCGCTGCCCCTGAAGTAAGCCAGGAGGCCAGCCTGGGGGCACAGAGGCCCTTCCTTCACAGCTCTCCCAGGGAGAGCCCCCAAGCATCACCAGGGAGCATCCCCGGCAGCAGAGGGGCTGAGAAGAGCAGTGCGGCCCCCACTCCATCCCCAAGCTAAGGACGGGGTAGGGAAAGGAAGGCCCAGAGCTCTGAGGAGGGCCAGCCAGAGCTCGGCCCTGGCTCCCGCTCCCCCACACCTGAAACGCCTCCGCACCCACGGAAACTAACCCCACAGTCGCCTCAGCCTCCACTGCAGGACAGGGAGGGGCCCCACCGGCGTGGACCTTCCCGCCCAGGCCCCTTGCGCCTCCGAAGCCGCGCGGGCCGGCGCTCGCCGCACAGCTATGGCTATTCCAGCCCGGACACCCATCGGTGGGCTGGAGCCCAGGATCCCTACAAGGAGGTCACTAGAACCCCTGGAAGTTAAGGGATTTGGCACAGAAAGGTTCAGGTCTTTCCTCTGGCCTCGCTCCAAAGCACACACGAAGCCTGGCAAGTACCTTCTCTGCAGGCCCGAATGTCCTCAGCTGAAACGGAGGTAACTCCGGTGCTGCCTAGGTAGGCCAACAGGTTACACGGCTGAAAACAACCCCGCATTCGGCTCAGCCGCGAACAGCGCCCCGGCCCGGCCTTGACGGCCGCCACTCCAGGAGCCTTCCCGACCCTCAGCACCGGCGCCGAGCGGGGTCTGGGCGGCCTCCCGCCGGGATCCCAGCCTCCCGGtctccccgcccgcccgccggccccgGAAGTCCGCTCCTCACCTTCCGCCTCGCGCCAGCAGCCACCTCGCAGCCGATCGGAGCCGGTCCGCGGGTCCTTCGGCCCAGCGCTCCTCCCGGCGCCGCGGGGGCGGGCCCGCGCCCGGCCCTTGCCATGGCAACGCGAAACTTCCGGCCCGCGCTCCCCAGGACCGGAAACCGCCCCCCGGGGGCGGGGCTTGCCCAGAAGGACTGGGGAGGTTGCGGACCGCCGCGTGGGCAGGGTGCAGTGATGGCCGGCCGGCAAGGGGAGGGCCTGCCAGGGCGAGAAGCGCAAGTAGTCACAAGTTTGCCACGAGGGTGGTCGTCTGATTACTCTGATCTTTTAAGGAAGGGTCCGAGTTCACTCGACAAAGCAGGGGCATTATGGGGGGAGAGCATGCGCCAAGGTGGGAACAGTTGAGGTGGTGGTTTAGGAGGGCGGGGCCCGCTCTGTGGGGTCTGTGCGGCCAGCGATAAGTAGTCAGGACGTGAGGAGCCCTGAACGCCAAACCAAGAGCTGGGCTTTATCCTGGAAGCAAGGAGGGGACAGTGGAGGAAAAGCGGTGCCTTAGACCTGTTGGAGAAAAAGACCTCTCAATAACTGAACTGGGCTAGAAGACACAAGAACCTCTCAGCTAGAGCCCTGGGAACGAACAGGACTTGAAGAGGTGACATGGGAGTCCAGAGGAAGCCAGAGGAAATATGAAGAATCTGATAATGGAGGTAGCAGTGTAGCACCCCACCAACATCATCTCAGCCCCAGGCTTCCTCCTCCAGAGCACCCATCACCCATCCCTTCTCTCAGCACCTCAGTGAGAGCTGCACACCCACTGTATGCTCCAGATTTTCAGCCCTCTAAGGGTTTACACTAAATTAGCTGCCACCTAAGCTacttggcagagaaggcaatgacaccccactccagtactcttgcctggaaaatcctatgaacgaaggagcctggtaggctgcagtccatggggtcgctaagagtcggacacgactgagcgactttcctttcacttttcactttcatgcattggagaaggaaatggcaacccactccagtgttctttcctggagaatcccagagacgggggagcctggtgggctgccgtctatggggtcgcacagagtcggacacgactgaagtgacttagcaaggtTATAATTGGGGGCGGACTGGGCAGggggagtgctgctgctgcctgAGAAAAATCTTGAGTAAAGTGATATAAAGTGTGTCCCTGTGCTTCCATGGCTTCCCTCGGGTCTGGGGGTTCTAATAGCAACACCCTACCACTGCTGGTGTCCTGGGCCTGATAAATGCCTTGTGCAAACTTGCCCAGTCCTCCCCCGGTGGGGGGGGGGAACCCGCTTTCGGGTAGCATACAGAGCAGGGTACAGAGCACTTGCGAGGCAGAGCCACAGATCAGGCCAGGGAGGAGTTGAGTGGACAGAAGGGTCTGGGACCAGGAGAACCATGGTTCAGGGTCGCTGCCAAACACACTTTTCCAGGGCCGCACCTTTGGGCCAGGCTCTGTGCCTGCTAAAGCACTTAGAGGCTCTAGCCAGGCCTGAGCAGGGGGTGCTGGCACCACAGGCTTCATGGGGCTCAGACTCCACTCTTCCCAGAGTGCCCCTTCTCCACTCAGGCCAGACCCCACCAGCCTGGGGAGCATCGCCCTCCTTTTAGAGTAAGCTACAGGgcactgggaagccctgtgtaccCACACATAACACAGCTGTCCTCACTCCTGCCCAGGGTGATGCCAAGTGGTGCTCCCAGGCTCCCCTGGGTAGGGACCATGATCCACAGGGATGTATTCTCAAGGCGTGGCCCCAAGATGTATCCAGTAAACCCCTATGGCTAGAAGGCCTGCCCCTCCACGCACACCCACCCAGGGGCACTGCCTGAGTGCCCCAGAGGACCAAGTGACCTCCTCCTCTGAAAAACTTCCAAAGGATCTGGACCCACAGGCCCAGAAGAGGGGCAGAAAGACAAATGAGCTTCCAGGAAGTTCTAAGGCCAGGGAGGTCCAGCTGTCCCAGGGCCACTGAGGTGCAGAGTGAGTGTACAGTGAGGACCCACTGTGGACCAGCACCAAGAAGGGAGGGAAAGTGGCCTCCAGGACCTGGGAAGCCCGCTGGGGCCCTGCAGCAGCCTGTGGGAAAATCCCTTGAGTCAACTGTATCTGTCTCTTATTTATGAggtttcctccaggaagccctcccagaCCACCATCCAAGTCCTGCTAGCTGCTTGGCCTTGAACTCTGGGCAGGACCCACCCCTTCTTGGCAGCTCATCTTGGACCAATCACTACTCTGTTGAATGGGAGCCTGAGATCTGGGTGGGATAAAGTAAGTGTGTATCATAGCCCCTTCCACAGACTTTTCTTTCCAGCTCTAGGGGGGTGCGCAAGGCAGCCCAGGGGTGAGGAATGGGGCCTGGgtggcaggctgcagcccccaCTGGAATCTTCCCTGCCCTTTCCCTCCCTTCCAGATTAACCGAAACCTGCTAATTGTGGCTGCCCTCAGCACGCTCCCCTCCCCCATCGCGTAtttctgcctcccctcccctcccccttccatcCGAATGATAAAGGGCTTGGCCCGCCAGCCCCCGCCTGGCCTCaggtcccagctctgcctccccACACTACCACACTACCCCGTGCCCAGCGCCCACTGCCCGGCTGGGTCCCTGCCCACGTTTCCTGCTTCCCCTGCATGGGGCCCTGCAGCAACCCCggcctggggctccctgaggggGATTCGCCCTCCCAGCCCcccaagaggaggaagaagagatacCTGCGGCATGACAAGCCCCCCTACACCTACTTGGCCATGATCGCCCTTGTGATCCAGGCTGCACCCTCCCGCAGGCTGAAGCTGGCCCAGGTGAGAGGACCCCCGCCCGCTCTCCCTCGCACTCGGTGATCGGACCTGTGCCCCTACGCGTCCTCCAATGGCCTGAGGCCCAGGCTCCGGCCTCCACCCAGACCTGGCCGTCCCAGCCATACCAGGGGGGCCTGGGCACCCAGGGAGAGAGCTAAAGTGCTCGGGCAGACCCCTTCCTGGCGAGGCAGACCACACAGTGGCGAGGGGAGGGGCAGCGTTGCCCCCGCCCGCGCGCCCTGGCTTACGGCGCCCACCGCCCACCCGATGGTTTCAGATCATCCGTCAGGTCCAGGCCGCGTTCCCCTTCTTCAGGGACGATTACGAAGGCTGGAAAGACTCCATCCGCCACAACCTCTCCTCCAACCGGTGCTTCCGCAAGGTAGGGCAGGGCGAGGCTCGGAGCCTGGGACCGGGACGCCGGCGGAAATCCTGATATCCGGGGTCGTGCGGCCCCACCCaagcctgctcccctcccccaccaggtgCCCAAGGATCCCGCGAAGCCTCAGGCCAAGGGCAACTTCTGGGCGGTCGACGTGAGCCTGATCCCGGCCGAGGCGCTGCGGTTGCAGAACACGGCCCTGTGCCGGCGCTGGCAGAGCAGGGGCGCGAGGGGAGCCTTCGCCAAGGACCTCGGCCCCTACGTGCTGCACGGCCGGCCCTACCAGCCGCCCAGTCCCCAGTTGCCGCCCTGCGAGGGCTTCAGCATCAAGTCTCTGCTAGGAGACTCCGGGAAGGGGACACCGCGGAGCAGCCCCAGACGGTCAGGCTCAGAGCGCTCAGGGGAGGGAGAGGTGCCTGCTGCACTCCCGCCCTGTGAGAAGCCTCTGTGGCCCGTCTGCCCCCTCCCAAGGCCCATCAGGGCAGAGGGGAAGACTTCCCAGGGGGAAAACAGAAAGCCCTCCGTCCTGTCCCCtgagcccagggcctggcctcTCCACTTAGTGCAGGGCACCCCAGACCCGGGGGTTCTCTCTGGTGGAGGTCACAGGGCCTCGCTGTGGGGACAGCTGCCCACCTCCTACTTGCCCATTTACACTCCCAACGTAGTGATGCCTTTGGCCCCACTGCCACCCACCTCCTGCCCCCGGTGCCCTCCCTCCACCAGCACAGGCTATTGGGGGGTAGCTCCGGAAACCCATGGCCCCACAAGGCTGCTCTGGGATTTagatgctctcttccagggggtGCCACCCAACAAAAGCATCTATGACGTGTGGGTTAGCCACCCCCGAGACCTGGCTACCCCCAGCCCAGGCTGGCTGCTCTCCTGGTACGGCCTGTGATGCTCCAGGGCAGGGGCTGCTTTCCTCTGCCACCCCTAGGCTTGTTGAGGAGAAACCAAGGTCTGTGTGACTCTGGCAGCCTGAGACAGAGGCACCAGCCACACTGCGAGTCCACATGTTTATTGGCTGCCCCAGAAGAGCTATGGCCCAGCAGGGCATCACCAGGCCCCGGTGGTTAGTCCTGTCTCTCCTACCCCTAGAGGCAAGGCTGGATGGAGCAGGGCTCTGCCTAGAGTAGCCCTTCCATTACCCTTCCTGGTCCCACCTTCTCCAGctctccatccatctatccatccatcaccAGCTGTCACCTCCCCTCCCTGGCtcgggctgggggagggaagacCTAATGGGGCTCCAGCCTAAACCCCTGTCCTCCCTCAGCTGTTGCCTGGGAAAGAGGAAGCACCTTTGGGGGGAAGGGGATCGAGAATGGAGACCCTCCTTGGctttggtgatggtggtgggcagGCAACAGTAAAGGAATAGACAACATTTCAACGCAAGTCTGATGAGATAGTGACTCTGGTGACCACGTGGCCGCGGTCTGCCTGTGGCCCTGGGATCCCCTGCTGTGCGCTATGATAACAGCAGATGGTGATaagggggggcgggtggggggggaggTGTGATAATTACCCCAGGCAGAGCACTCCTCCAgggtgggagaggagggtgggCTCCAGCAGTCTAGGGGGCAGCGGCCCCCAGAGGTCAAGGAAGTCATGAGGGAATAGGGATTTTGCTGCCTCTGCCCGCAGAGATGTGACCCAGGCTCCTTGGGCAGGACTAGGAAGGCAGGTCCTCCGGTGGTGCCAGGGCCGAGCTGGAGCCGCTGTCTAGGCCGGGGCTTGGAGGGCTGCCGGGCGACGGCGTAGGGGTGCAGGGGGTCCCGGAGAGTGGTGTGTCGGTGCTCAGGGAGGAGGGCGTCCCGGAGCGGGGGGCCCTGCGGGGCCTGGCCGGCCCCAGCTCCACTCGGCCCACACGCTCGGCGAACTTGAGCGAGCACACCGTCTCGCCGAGATCCTCGGGCCGCGTGGAGATCTGCAGGTAGCAGCGCTGGTGGGCGTGCCCTGGTGGGCTGTGCCTGGCATGCAAATCCCTACCCTCCCCGCAGGCCGTCCCGCCCACCTGCAGCAGCAGCACCGCCGTGGCGCCTGGGCCCAGCGCCGGCTGCAGCAGGCGCGTCAGCTGCGAGTCGCGGAAGGGCACATGGGGCCGGCGGGCCCGCAGCGCGGCCATCACGCCTCCCAGCGCCAGCAGCGAGCGGTTGATAGTCCGAGCCTCCCGTAGACGCTGGGCGCCGTCCCGGTCTTCCTGAGACGAGCCGGCTGCCCCCGCCTTCCAGGCGCGCTCGGACCCCGCCAGGTCGACGAGGTGCAGCGTGCCTGCAGGGGCGAGCGAGCCCGGCGTGGACGGAAGCCCGGCGTGGGTGCAGTGAGGCCCCCACAGGGCTCAGGCGCCGAAGTACCTGCGGTGCCGGGACCGCGCGATGGGGACGCTGTGCGCAGTGTCAGCGTGACCAGGGCATGCGAGCGAGAGCTGCGCTGGTTCATGGCGGTGGCGGCGGTGGCCCGGTTGCTCCTCCCCAGGCTCAGCATCTGCAGGACGGGTGGACAAGGGCTGGCCTGCAGCGGGGCCCGCGCCCCCAGTGCGGCTACAGGGCAGGGGCTTGGAGGGCTGCGGAGCCCCACTGAGCAGCCTCACCTGGTGCAGAGACTCCAGGTTGGGCACGTCCCAGTGGGTGAGGCCGGCCACCTGGATTCCCCCCTGGCCTGCTGGGCCCTGCCTCACTGCCAGGCGCTGGGGAGGCCCTGGGGCAAGGAGGTCCCTGGTGAAAAAGGGTAGGGCTCCGTTGGGGGTTCTGGGGGGCGGAGACAGAAGAGGTTGGGGCTGGGGGCAAGGCAGGAGGCACCAGGTGCCCCTGACCTGACAGCCTCGTTGTAGATCTCCACCATGCTGAGGGTCACACGGTGCTGCCCGCCTGTGCCCATCTCCCGGAACAGTGACTGCAGCGCCCTAGGAGCGATGCCGGGGTCCTCGGGCGGGCCCTGGGGATGGCATGGGGTGCCTCAGCAAGCTCACATCCCAGCCCCTGGCTCCGGAGCTCCCCAACTGCGTCCTTTCCCACCTCCATGCTGTAGGTCTTCCCCGTCCCTGTCTGACCGTAGGTGAAAATGCAGACACTGTAGCCCCCGAGGCAGGACAGCACAGCAGACTCCAGCTCCCTGAAGACCTACGGGTGCAAGGGGTTTGGAAGGGCCCTAAGCCTGGGGCAAGATAACTTGACCATAACTTGATTCCCCTGGGAGGAGACTAGCTTTAGGGGAACGTAGGGAAAGTGAGGATCTCccaacagacagaggaggcttCCTGGACAAAGTGGCATTTCCAAGAATTTGCCAGCCAAAGAGGGAAGGAACATGACAAATAGCGGGAACAGAGTAATAGAGTCCTGATGACTGACTGCTTGGGAGACTTGGGGGTTTGGCTGTCAAGGGTCCAGACCCTGGGCTCGATGGCCAGGTTCAAACCCTAGATGGAATTGGAGGCAAATCACTCATCTTTTCCTCTGCAAGGTGGGGACTGTAGCGACacctgttgtgaggattaagtgagaatGTGGAAAGAGGGCTAGTGCACCACGTGGCACGTGAAGGATGAACCCagagggcccatggctgggggtTGGCAGCAGCCAGGATCCTGAAGCCGTCCCTGGGCGGGTGCACAGACGCAGGTAAAGGGCACATGGAGCTGGGACTTGGCATCCTGCTGGCAGCTGGACACCAGCAGCAGCCTCCTCAGCAATGACACGGTCAGGGTCAGCTACCATGCCCAGAGACGTCTGGTAACTGTGGGGAGCCAGTGCTGTCTGAAATGTTGATTGCCAGGCACTAGAGCAGAACCCAGAACAGCCAGTGAGATGGCTCAGACTCCATGGCTAGAAAGGAGCACTAGGGGTGCTCCTGCAGAGAGGGGGCTCAGCTCCAGATGCCTTTAACTCTTTCCTCCAGAACCGGAGGGCCCTGTCCACCTGGAAGACAGTGCAAAAAGGGGCCCCTGTCCAGGGCTGTAGCTGGCATGGAGGCTGAAGACAGGGCAGGGGTGGTGTGGGGGTAAATGGAGGTAGGTGGCAAACAGCTGTGGGGccccagaaagtgaaagagggagccCTGGCCACCTGCCAGGCACTCTCACCAGCCTGTCCCTGTGAGGCCACCACAGTCTGATCTCTGACAGCTCTGCCTCTCTCCTCACTGTCCCAGCTCTCAGCCTTGTTCCTGAGCTAAGGAAGCTCCAGCTGCACAGTGTGTGTGCATTGGAGAGGGTGTGGTGGGCGCTGGGACTTAAGCCTCTGCTTTCCAGCTCCCTGGGTCTGGCAGcaaaggggaggagggcaggatcTGAGCCGGGCATTGGGAGAGCTCAGGTGCTGGAAGCTCACCTGTGCTCCCCACTCCCCTAACCACAAAGCAAGGAGGGGTACCCCCCTCAGAGTGGGTCAGTCTGAATGGTGGGCCAGGGGAgtggacagccagagaagcctgggggacaGAGGTCCCCGGGCACAGCAGGGCCCCAGCTGTGCCCTGCAGCCCTGCGGGACTGTCACCTCACGCACACTCTCCTGGCACAAAGttacttttgaaaatgttaatcTTCCTTTAAGCCATAATTTGTCTTCCCCAGCCTGCAAGAGCTTGGTGGCCAGATGCAAAGGAAAAGCCCTGGGAGGAAAGCAGGTGCCCAGCTAGGATGCCAGCCCTGCTCCCAGGCCCCCCGGCTCCTCTCCCTTCCTTGCTGGAGTCCAGCCACCCTCTCTCCTAGGAGGGCGGACAGACAGGAGCCTCCTGAGGACTCCAGGGTATCTGAGAGACAGTCGACACAGATCCAAGGGTGGAGCATCACCTCCTCCTGGCTGGCGTGCGGAGGGAAGACCCAGTCTAGGCGGAAGCGACGCTGGTGCCCTCGATAGCAGGTGGTAACA contains these protein-coding regions:
- the FOXH1 gene encoding forkhead box protein H1 translates to MGPCSNPGLGLPEGDSPSQPPKRRKKRYLRHDKPPYTYLAMIALVIQAAPSRRLKLAQIIRQVQAAFPFFRDDYEGWKDSIRHNLSSNRCFRKVPKDPAKPQAKGNFWAVDVSLIPAEALRLQNTALCRRWQSRGARGAFAKDLGPYVLHGRPYQPPSPQLPPCEGFSIKSLLGDSGKGTPRSSPRRSGSERSGEGEVPAALPPCEKPLWPVCPLPRPIRAEGKTSQGENRKPSVLSPEPRAWPLHLVQGTPDPGVLSGGGHRASLWGQLPTSYLPIYTPNVVMPLAPLPPTSCPRCPPSTSTGYWGVAPETHGPTRLLWDLDALFQGVPPNKSIYDVWVSHPRDLATPSPGWLLSWYGL